From a single Brassica napus cultivar Da-Ae chromosome C9, Da-Ae, whole genome shotgun sequence genomic region:
- the LOC106402758 gene encoding 40S ribosomal protein S11-3-like — MAEQTEKAFLKQPKVFLSSKKSGKGKRPGKGGNRFWKNIGLSFKTPRDAIDGTYIDRKCPFTGTVSIRGRILAGTCHSAKMQRTIIVRRNYLHFVKKYQRYEKRHSNIPAHVSPCFRVKEGDHVIIGQCRPLSKTVRFNVLKVIPAGASAFAKKAFTGM, encoded by the exons ATGGCTGAACAG ACTGAGAAGGCTTTTCTTAAGCAACCCAAGGTTTTCCTAAGCTCGAAGAAATCTGGGAAAGGAAAGAGACCTGGCAAAGGTGGAAACCGTTTCTGGAAGAACATTGGCTTGAGTTTCAAGACTCCTCGTGACGCCATTGAcg GAACTTACATTGATAGGAAATGTCCATTCACTGGAACCGTTTCTATAAGGGGACGTATCTTAGCTGGTACTTGCCACTCTGCCAAGATGCAGCGAACCATCATTGTTCGCAGGAACTATCTCCACTTCGTCAAGAAGTATCAAAG GTATGAGAAGAGACACTCCAACATCCCTGCCCACGTCTCACCCTGCTTCCGTGTCAAAGAAGGTGATCATGTCATCATTGGCCAGTGCAGGCCGTTGTCAAAGACGGTGAGGTTCAATGTGCTGAAGGTGATCCCGGCAGGCGCATCTGCCTTTGCAAAGAAGGCATTCACTGGAATGTAA
- the LOC106403075 gene encoding remorin 1.4-like isoform X2 yields the protein MAEEEPKKVTETVNNVSEPSPSLPDPAEKAVAAAVVAQPPPASVEEKLEDSKALVPIVAKVEEEKKEGSINRDAVLARVETEKRMSLIKAWEEAEKCKVENKAEKKLSSIESWENNKKAAVEAELKKIEEQLEKKKAEYVELMKNKIAQIHKQAEEKRAMIEARRGEEVLKAEELAAKYRASGTAPKKLFGFM from the exons ATGGCCGAAGAGGAACCGAAGAAGGTGACGGAGACCGTTAACAACGTATCAGAACCATCTCCATCACTACCAGATCCAGCGGAGAAAGCTGTTGCTGCGGCAGTTGTTGCTCAACCTCCGCCGGCATCGGTGGAGGAGAAGCTAGAGGACTCCAAGGCTCTAGTTCCCATCGTCGCAA AAGTAGAAGAGGAGAAAAAGGAAGGGTCAATTAATCGAG ATGCTGTCCTGGCTAGAGTTGAGACAGAGAAAAGGATGTCACTTATCAAAGCTTGGGAAGAGGCTGAGAAATGCAAAGTGGAGAACAa AGCTGAGAAGAAACTTTCTTCAATTGAGTCATGGGAGAACAACAAAAAAGCAGCTGTAGAAGCTGAACTCAAGAAAATAGAG GAAcaattggagaagaagaaggcagAGTATGTAGAGTTGATGAAGAACAAAATAGCTCAAATTCACAAACAGGCAGAAGAGAAGAGAGCTATGATCGAAGCTAGACGTGGAGAAGAGGTTCTCAAGGCCGAGGAATTAGCTGCCAAATACCGTGCCTCTGGAACTGCTCCAAAAAAGCTATTTGGATTCATGTGA
- the LOC106403075 gene encoding remorin 1.4-like isoform X1 produces MAEEEPKKVTETVNNVSEPSPSLPDPAEKAVAAAVVAQPPPASVEEKLEDSKALVPIVAKEVEEEKKEGSINRDAVLARVETEKRMSLIKAWEEAEKCKVENKAEKKLSSIESWENNKKAAVEAELKKIEEQLEKKKAEYVELMKNKIAQIHKQAEEKRAMIEARRGEEVLKAEELAAKYRASGTAPKKLFGFM; encoded by the exons ATGGCCGAAGAGGAACCGAAGAAGGTGACGGAGACCGTTAACAACGTATCAGAACCATCTCCATCACTACCAGATCCAGCGGAGAAAGCTGTTGCTGCGGCAGTTGTTGCTCAACCTCCGCCGGCATCGGTGGAGGAGAAGCTAGAGGACTCCAAGGCTCTAGTTCCCATCGTCGCAA AAGAAGTAGAAGAGGAGAAAAAGGAAGGGTCAATTAATCGAG ATGCTGTCCTGGCTAGAGTTGAGACAGAGAAAAGGATGTCACTTATCAAAGCTTGGGAAGAGGCTGAGAAATGCAAAGTGGAGAACAa AGCTGAGAAGAAACTTTCTTCAATTGAGTCATGGGAGAACAACAAAAAAGCAGCTGTAGAAGCTGAACTCAAGAAAATAGAG GAAcaattggagaagaagaaggcagAGTATGTAGAGTTGATGAAGAACAAAATAGCTCAAATTCACAAACAGGCAGAAGAGAAGAGAGCTATGATCGAAGCTAGACGTGGAGAAGAGGTTCTCAAGGCCGAGGAATTAGCTGCCAAATACCGTGCCTCTGGAACTGCTCCAAAAAAGCTATTTGGATTCATGTGA